ACTCTGCAAGCACCAAGAAGAGCTCCCCAAACAATTGAATTTGGTTTCATTGGCATATTCTTTATAACCTCATAAGCTTCCCCCAAGCGCCCTGCTCGACCAAGAAGATCAACCATACAGCCATAATGTGTAACATTAGGTTGAATGCCGTGCTGAGAGGTCATGCTAATAAAAAACCTTTTTCCTTCCTCTACCATACCCATATGAGTACAAGCACTAAGCACGCCAATGTAAGTCACCTCATCAGGTGTTTCTGAAGCTCTCAACATATCAAAAAACATATCTAGAGCTTCTCTCCCATTCCCATTAGTTGCAAGACCGACAATCATGGCCGTCCATGTGAATTTGTCCTTGCAAGGCATTTCAGAAAACACCATCAGTGCCTTTTCCACATTTCCACACTTCAAGTACATGTCTATGACAGCGTTCCCCAAATGTCTATCAACCTTAATCTTGTGCTTGTCAATGTAAGCCTTGATCCACTCTCCAAGTTCAAGAGCCCCAAGATGTGCACATGTGGTAAGGATGCTAACCATAGTGAACTCATCTGGTCGTATCTTTGCTGCTTGCATTTCACGGAAGAGCATTAAGACATCTTTAGATCGGTTTTCTTTGACATATCCATCAATCATGGCTGTCCAAGATATGGAATCCCTCTCTGGCATCTGATCAAAATATTTCCTAGCTACATCAACTTGTCCAATGTTCACGAAACCTTTGACAATTGTGGTCCACGATATCACATCTCTATGCTTCATGCTCTGAAATAGGCCAAGTGCAACATCCATCTTTCCAGAACCCGCATACAGGTCAATTAAAGCATTGTTCAAAACCAAATTAGACTCTACCTTACAGTCCTTAACATATTGATGAACTCGGTTGCCAGTATCTAAATCCTTAAGCTGTGAGAGAGCTGATATTACTGAGACAAGAGTCACAAAAGTGGGCTGCAATCGCTTCTCCTCCATTGCATAAAAGAGTTTCCTTGACTCTCCGAATTGTCTGGACCTGTTGTACCCGGAAATCATAGCATTCCAAATTAGTATATCACTTTTAGAACTCAAATCAAATACGCCACGAGCCATATCAACTTGCCCACTTAAACAGTACATATGAATCAACGAATGCTGAACAAACTCATTTAACTCAAACCCGAATTTACATATATGAGCATGCATACTTTTCCCTATGTTTAACGATATTTCAGGAGTAAAACCCTTAAGCAAGAAGGGGAACGTATAATTGTCCGGTTGAACATTGTCATTTAACATCTCTCTGTAAATGGACACTGCATTATTTGGACTATTTTCTTTTGAATAGCCCTTGATCATTGTATTCCAAACGAAGACTCCTGGTTCTAGCATTATGTCAAACACAGAACGAGCATATTTCATATCACCTGATTCACAAGTTGAACTAAAAGCTATGATCTTGGAGCAGAGTGTGGGATCAGAAGCAAGGCCATTTTGGATCATTACTGAGTGAATCTGCCTAAGTTGGTCCATAGATTTGCAGCTTTCTATGATCGCGTGTGGTGATAAATAGACTTTTGGAGAAAAGTGAAGATGAGCAAGTTGGGAAACTTGGTTTGGGCATAGTGAAGCTATGAAGAACACACTTTTTTCGTGGAAAGACGAATTTAAATTATATGACAAGTTTGACAGTCTCCTGAGAGAGCTTGAGACTACCATGTGATGCTAATCTAAGGTTTCATCCACATTTTTGAGCTCTCGCATATAGATTGAAGTCAGTGAAATAAGCAGTAGTGGCCTTCTGCACAAGAGCATCGTGAGGTAACGACGGATTTGGTGTGCCACTTTATCGTTACTCCTCGTTTCCTTGCTTTTTTCTCTCTCATCTAGCCcttccttattattaaataatcatatatTATGGATGCAGCATTCAAATTTCACTAACACATCTAATGTGTAATCACTTGATGCATTCAATCTTAAGTGTTGAAACTAATTTATTTGATTTTATCAGATGATACAATGGTATTGATAGCCTTAGAGCCTTCAATCTTCTGCACAATCTAAACAGCAGATTTTTTCCCAATCACTAGCTTCCTTATATATTCCTACTTTTTTCCAGAAAGATGAAAGAGTGAATCTTATTTTGGTAAAGTTGGTGAAAGAATATGAATTTCATTGACCTATAAGCTTGTGTGCACAAAAATGTTAATATAAAGGCGaagcaaaagaaaacaaaaaagaaactaaaagaaaaaaatcTTTACTAACAAAGCTAATACTCCATTTTAACCATTGATGCTGGGACTCCGGATGGGAGCTCCCAAGATTCATATTGGAGCCAATCCTTTGCACAACTGAGAGCCTCAAGAGTTATGGGTCTCAAAGAACTACGGTGGCTGTCCAAATTTCGCGGTGTAGTGTCGAACACAGAATCTAGAGTTACTGTGCAGACGGGGATGGATAAAATATCAGATGCCATTTTGGAGAGAGTGGGGTACTTGGATCTGTTTATTCTCCACCAACCCAAAACATCAAAATCTTGTGAACGGGGCATGAGAGATTCTTCAAGATACTGATCTAACTCTGTTTTCATCTGCTGATTGTTCATAATGTCATGGAGATAGACATCAAAATCTGCAAATGTATCACCATTAGGAAGGAAATTATCTTCCTGACAGAATTCTGATTTTATAATATTCTCATTTGCTTCATCCACAAAATTAGGCGGAGGCGGAGGAAGTGATTGCACGATGTAATCACAAAACAGTTCATGCACTCCCTCATCAACAATCTTGATCCAAGTTTCAGCTTCTTCACCATAGATCTTGTTAAAGGTGAACTCGACTATCTTCATTTTGAATCTAGGATCCATAACAACAGCAACTGCTAAAACCAGGTTGCAATCAGTCCAGTATTTGTCAAACTTCTCCTGCAATGGTTTAGTCAAATTGCTTACGAAATGATCCTGGCTATGGGCTGCCTGCATCAGGTCGAGCTGAATTTTCCACACTTCATGAAATAACACATCAGCCGTTGCATATGTCGAGGAAGTTAAAATGTTGGCtgcatcaaagaaaagcttcagGTATGCACAGAGAATTTCAACCTGCTTCCACTCAGCCATTGTAGGAGTCACCTTATAATCAGGATCAGAAGTATCCAAGCAAGAAAATACTTGTTTCAGCTCAGAAGCGTTCATCAGCATTTGATATGTGGTATCCCATTTAGTTTGGTCATCAACAATAAGTTCCTTTGCACTGGGAACTTGAAGTTGTCTCTTCAGCTCAAGAAACTTTTCTTCGTGGGCATCTGCGGTTTTAACAAACTTAACACTTTGGCGGACCTTCTCAACAATTGCTCTCATGGAATCTAACGCATCCTGTGCAAGATGGCTCAGAACATGAGCACAACAACTACCAATTATTAGCTGACCATTGAGAATATTTCCTCCCTTGATCGACAGTAGATGTCCCAGGTTTTTTCTAACATTGTCATTTGCGAAGGATCGATCCAGTGTGAGAGTGAATAGCTTAGACTCTAAACACCAATCTGTCAAACATGCGGCAACAGCATGATTGAAGGCAACTTCTGAATCAGGAAAAGGTACCATGATAACATTGAGAAGTCGCCGCTGCAATTTCCAATCACAGTCAACAAAGTATCCTGTTAAGAAGACATAGCCTAAACTCTGATCTGAAGTTCTTAAATCCAGTGTCAGGCTAACATGTCCAGGAATTGCACTAATAATGTTCAAAAGGCTTTGCTTTTCTCTCAGGTAAATGTTAAAAATGTGGTCTTGGATGGTATTGACACTCACTGAACTAAATAATGGCTGAAGACTTCGAACAAACTTATTAAATCCTGAGTGTTCCACCATCTCAAGTGGGTAGTCATGCTGAATTATCATTTTTGCAATCTCATAGCAGCAACGGGTCTGATCAAATGGGATACTTGTTGGTCCTGGAGTAGCTCTGTAGCGCTTTCTTGATTTAAGAGTAGCACTTGCAGAACCATTAGTTTGCACAGCGGGGTTATATGGGGTTTGATTCTTCTCCTGGTTGCTTCGATTCACCGGGCAAATACCCAAGGCAATATGCCGTTTGAGATGGCTGGTGCCTGCTAACTTTGAGCCACTAATATACGCAAAGGACTTTTTGCACTGCTTACAACAAGCCCTGGTACAGTCCGCATCAATTGTTTCAATTGTGAAATGTTCCCAAACTATGGACTTCTTCCGCCTGCGCTTATTCGGTTGTGCCTGTGAATCAGCTATCTCATTATAACTAGTTAGGGCGTCCATAGTGAGCACCCTGCCAGCAAAGCAAACAAAAGATCAATGAAGATACTTTTGTCGCCAATTAAAATAATTTCATCAACTAACTGCATGCATGTATTGTCAAAAATACCAACTAGCTGCAATTCTTCATTGAGCTATACCATTAGTTTATATATAAATAGAAAAACATGTTACTTTATCGATGACATTTACTCTACCACATAAATATCAAAATAAGGCAGAAAGTTCATAACCTAATTCTGGCATACAAATGTTTTAAAGTAAGTAAACATATGAAGCAATACTGCAATATTAGTCGTTCTCAGGCATAAAGAATGAAGGCATTTGAATTGGACAAATAAATGAACCTATGCAGCAGTAATGCAATATAGCTTAAGGGCTTAGACGAGTATTTTTCAAGCATAAACCATGGAACGTCACTGAAAATTAATGAAAGGTGATGCCCTTGAAATTGTCCAACAATGATTTGTCAACATCATTAACATAATAAATTAATGGCCCTGAAGGAGTTATTTGTGTAGTCTCGAAGGCGTTATTTGAGTAGCCACTAGCCTCGAAGGCATCGTTTGTATGATACACTATTTGCATCGCCTCAGAGGCATTATTTGCATGGCCTCGAAGGATTTATCTGTATTGCCTTTAAGCTGTTAGCTTTATTGCCTCAAAGGCGTTATTTGTAAAGCTTTGAGGGTGTCATCTGTATTGCCTCGAAGGCATTATTTGAATTGCCGTGAAGGAACCTTCTTCTGACGACAGATTTTCCTAATTCCCATCAAGAACTGTCAATCACATGCAAAACACCATCAGAAAAACCTAGAACAAAGATGATTCTTTCTAGTCAACTCGATGATATATACACTTCTAAATTTTCTTTTCACAACTCTTTCAAACTCAATGCTTCTTTACAGACAACTAACGTTGAACACCAATGGGATACTTCCCTACAGACTAAAGCAAGACATGACTAGGAGAGTATCCATTCCCTAATTCACATAATGATTGTTAAGCAGCACAGAAACACGCTTCCCATAATCAAAAATATCTCAAAAAAGTTAACAGGCAATCTAAGAATAAATACAAAAGGTGAATTTCAAAACGATCCGAATGTAAGGAAAAATCAATTTGAATGAATGAATAAATGCAGGAAAAGCTTGAATGCTATTTACATAAGAATCCATGAAACAACAGACACATGAACAAAAGCAATTAATTCCGCGCAAAAAAGGTACTTACTTTTTAGAACAACTGACGTCGCAAACCAATGGTGAAACAAAAACCTCTGTATCTAAAGCAGGGTTTAGGGTTTATACTTTATCGTTTATGATTATTTTTTAATCGTAATTCAAGAAAAAATTCTGgagggagaaggagaagaagatgggCTTATGCTTGAACTTTGAGGTTCAGAGCTCAAAACCCTAATGGACTGCGGCCGATATGAGGTTTTAGGCCAAGGAAGACTGGGTTTGGACTTTTGAGGCTTTTAAAGTCCATTATATATAGATTTCCTTTTAATTTACCCCCTACGCCGCCTGACGTGGAGCCCGCCGTATTTCAGCCAATCAGAGCCGTTTATTTGTTGGGTCCCACTCCTTCTTCCTATTCAGCTACGGagagattttttttttggttacgtATATGATCCATTTAACATTATTCCTTTTTgacaaaatacataagttaccccCTAAACTTTGGCTCAAATCCCtattatatactttctgaccacGAAAATCATCTTACACATTCAATCTTTTCAGAGTGTGACTAATATACACCTCTTTGCCTACGTGGCTAGTGCGTGTTTACAAACAAAATGAGGCATCTgaacattaaaatattatatgTTTGATATTTTATTTAAACGGTTCAGATTTAGTGAAATTTATCCAACGATTACAATaaaatttctttctttctttcctttttttagtttctttcttttttatttttctaaactaATCCACCACCTGCCCGTCGAGAGCCCATCCAGACCTCTCCATCGTCCACCATTGATGCTCCACAACTTTTCCATCATCCTAAAATCAATCAATACTCACCTGTCGAAAAATCACCATACCTTCACTATTGAAGCACctttttctcttctcttcctttttccCCTTACACATGTTGGGAGCAACCATGAAGGAACCCACTTACCATTATATACCATTGGAGAGGGTTGTAGGTTTGCTTAAGAAGAACCAATATTCTAGTACAACTATTTGTTTTTGGCGTTTGGATCAAATCTTAATAAATTTTTTGCAAAAGATTCCAATATTTGGTACTCGAATTTTGTATCTCGAAAATATTTAGAAATTAGAAGCTAGAGCATTTGATTGGGGCTTCTAGTTTTTGCTTGAATTAGATGGCAGAGGTCTGGTTGTTATCGCCGGCGAAGAGAAAGAGATGCAAGGGGGAAGATGGTAAATGGTATAATTgtatttttacatattttaatttttaaaagaataatAACACGTGTCACAATCTTATTAGTGCGTGACTTTACACATATTTTGAAAAATTGGTCAAGAAAAAAAAGTGTGTATTAGACACACTCAGAAAAGGTTGAATGTGTAAGATGATTTTCGTGGTCAgaaagtgtgtaacagggatttggtcCATAGTTTAGGGGGTAACTTATGTATTTGCCTTCCTTTTTTTAAGAACAAGTCTAATTGGAATTcacttttttctcctttttttcgtTACATTCAGGAATTGTAGGGGTGGCTAGGGGGtacatggttcggtttggatcggtttttccctaaaaagaaatcaaaccaagttagtcggtttttcaaatattagaaccaaaccaaaccaatgaagtcggtttttcgattttttcggttatttgtcagttttttcttaaatataagacatacactaccaaacacatatttcggcgaccacattttcaacgtaacactatcaaatcaattgtcctttgagaaatctattatttaccaagatatattgatgataattgaatcaaatagtgatgaataatttaaggacataattaaaaatatattatttttaacatgaaatagattcttacacttaacaaaagaaaactaccaatcaaattagaatgtaaaggtaaagaactgtactaaaagtgcaaacgattaatatttactgcaaattttttgaaactttgtataaaagtatacacatatatatatacgagtaataataaatttaaatagctactcttatattcggtttggttcgggttttttttattaaaatcaaaactaaaccaaatttgatcggtttttaaattttaaaaccaaaaccaaaccaaaccaaaaggtatcggtttggtttggttttcaaTTTGGTTCtggttttcggatttttatgaacaacCCTACGGGTGGCTATGAGATATTTTTACCAATATTAACTTTTGAATCTCAAATTAAAGTTGTCACTATCTATTTTTATTCCTAACCCTTTTAAGTTTTAGCAGTTCCacacaaaataagaaaaagaaacaaagttGTATCAAGGATGTATTTGGTACGAAAGAAACTGTTTTTCTAGAAAATGTTTTCCATGAAAAAGGATTTGTTTTATTACTTATTTTCCCTTGTTTAGTTGGTGAATGgaaatattttctagtgtttggttagagagtagaaaatatttttttaggaaaataagTTTTTATGCTACTCTTTTCACATTCTTCCCCCAAATCTCCATGTTTCATGTGCTCTCCCCCCCCTCTCCACCCCTCCTTCAAATACCCAAAATTTTCAGAACATTAAGAttttaattattcttctaaaaattCATACAAACCCCAAAGGAACTAATGTGTTTCATTACATTTTTACGCAAAAATAATGTTGAAGTTTGTGCTCCACAACTAAAAATAAAATCTATTTTTTGGGCTAGTATTTATtttattgaaatgaaagaaaatattttttctacatcataaaaagaaaatactcattttgttgaaatggaagaaaatatttttctacatcatgaaaagaaaataatttttttgttgaaataaaagaaagtactttttctacatcataagaaaaaaaatactgaaatgaaagaaaatactttttactacattttgttaaaataaaagaaaatattttttttacatcatAAAAAAGTaccttttttattaaaataaaaaaaatctttttttatatcataaaaagaaaaatactcatttgttgaaatgaaaaaaaatactcTATTTATAGCGTTAAAAAAAGTACCATTAATAATATTCTATTTAGGATGGGGGATTGGGGTGGATGGGTTGGGGCGGGGTGGGGGTGAGGGTTTGGGGCGGGGTGTGGGTGGGTTGGTGGGGATGAGAAATAGGGTGGGGAaggttaaaaaaaaaattggaaaatattttcccttcgcttaatagggaaaatattttcccccGGAAACAAGttcatgagaaaaatatttttctaatcatttaaaccaaccaaacatgagaaaattagaaaatatttttcttcgtaccaaacacaccccaaATGTATACAACAAGGGCAtttcaaaactaagaaaatacTTAATAAATCTTTGAATTCTTCAACATAATTAATTTTGAATATGTTATTATTCCCATAGGATATTAATACTAATATTTATTTTAGGAAGTAATTGAATGTAAAAATTTCCACGAATGCCAATTAGATAATATAATTAACTTTATGTATTCATAAGATTACATATTAGCTGGAATGTCAATAAGTAATAATACGGGTAAAAACAGACTCATGATATACCCCGGTCTCCGATGAGAAAAGCCAAGTTCGAGACATAATGACAACGGACCGGAATCGAGGCAAGAGTCCCATCGAGTCGGAGTTCGGGTCCATGACGCCCACCCTCGAGAATATCAGGGTCATGACTGGGGATCGATCCTAACGCTGAAAGACTTCGGAGAATATTGTCGGGAAATCAAGCACAACCAATAGAAGGTTGTAATATCCGCAACCGACCAGATATGACGGCGTGGATCTCGACACATATCGATGAAGAAACGGCAATCAGTTAAacaaaagattttttattttttatggagtTGTACCTAGAGtaggattcccctactatataaagggggtctgataaTTCAGTAGGCAGCTGGTAACATGTATTCAAAAGCAATATACTGCTATTTTTCTCTTATCAAAAGCTCTTTTTCTTGTTCATCAATACTATCCACTTTGAGCCCGGACCAAGGGTGAACGTTACACTAAGGCTGGAATCATCCCCCTCGCGTGGTTTAAATTTACTATACCTTTATTTGTTCATTCTAATTCAATTTATCATTTTGTATCAAATTAATCtgcatatctttaaaaccacttacaaatttaattgttatccgattttgagggtaaacagttgggcgcccaccgtggggcgaAGGATAATAGTGGCAATTTGATATAAATTTTCGTAATACACTCtactttacacttgttctttgaagtgtctttaATTTCAGGTCAAAGTTTGAAATGTCGAACTCCCAGTCTGCCCCTCTAAACGTGGATGCTGAGTCCGGCCACCATGGCGAGAATAATAATATAGCACCCGGTAACGAGGTGCCCCCTGTCGATCTCAACGGAGTTCCAGCCGCAGACCCGAGCGACGCTAGCTTGCATGTGGCCATCAATGTGAATTTGCCTATCGATCCTGAGAACAACGTCCGCAAGGAAGTTCGATCAGTTGCCCAAAATACGCACTACGGTGAAGGTGATGGGATTCAACAGGAAGCAATAGCCTAGCTACAGAACCAAAGTCGTGCCCCAAGCAAAATTGAGCCCGAGCCATCCCGGGAAATTACCCGCAGAAATGGACCGGTCATGGAGAGTCCGAAAGAAAATGAACTAGGGACTAACCTAGagatcataaagatgctcgagaaGCAGACAAAATGGGTAGAATCTGGAGAAAAGAAAATCGAAGCCAATAACAAAAAGATGGAaacctacaattccagggtcgaccaaatcccagGAGCACCACCGATATTAAAGGGCCTGGATTCCAAGAAGTTTGTTCAAAAACCTTTTCCTCCGAGCGCAACTCCTAAGCCAATCCCTAAGAAGTTCTGCATGCCCGATAGCTCTAAGTACAATAGAACAACTGACCCAAATAAACATGTGACCTCCTACACATGCGCCACCAAAGGGAACAacttggaggatgatgagatcgagtccgtcctgCTGAAAATGTTCGGGAAAACTCTGTCaaagggagctatgatatggtatcacaacctaccccCTAATACTgttgactcatttgctatgcttgcagattccttCGTGAACGTACACGCTGGAGCCATCAAGGTTGAGACCAGAAAGTCAAATATTTTCAAAGTAAAATGGAGAGATAATGAGATGATTAGAGAATTTGTGTCCCGTTTCAAATGAAATGGATGGACCTGCCTCCGGTCGCGGATGACTGGGACGTTCAGGCTTTCACCCCAAGGACTCAATGTCAAAGCTCGTTGGTTTCACAGCAGTTGCAATAAAATCTGGTAGAATATCCGGCTGTTACTTGGGCCGACGTACGTAATCGATATTAATCAAAATTTAGGGTCAAAGATGATTAGGTGGGGCCccttctgggtccgtttaccctcATCAGAGCTATCGGCAGTGTCAAGAGAGACATTGATCGTGAACTAAGATCAAATAGGGATCGGTATCAGCCATACAATGGAGATCGGAAAGGTAATGGGTCTGGGCGAAACCCTGTGAGAAGTAATAGGAGATGTGATCAAGGTCAAAACAAttggggactcatgagcaaaaatAGTTTTGACAGGCCCGTTGGGCCTAAGGAAGCGCCAAGGTTATCAGAGTACAACTTTAACATTGATGTTTCTACCATCGTATCTGCCATCGGACGCATCAAAGACACCAAATGGCCTCGACCTCTATAGTCCAATCCAACCCAAAGGGATTCTAACCTAATGTGaaaatatcatggcactcacaGCCACAGAACAGGAGA
This sequence is a window from Nicotiana sylvestris chromosome 3, ASM39365v2, whole genome shotgun sequence. Protein-coding genes within it:
- the LOC104210624 gene encoding putative pentatricopeptide repeat-containing protein At3g15930, with product MVVSSSLRRLSNLSYNLNSSFHEKSVFFIASLCPNQVSQLAHLHFSPKVYLSPHAIIESCKSMDQLRQIHSVMIQNGLASDPTLCSKIIAFSSTCESGDMKYARSVFDIMLEPGVFVWNTMIKGYSKENSPNNAVSIYREMLNDNVQPDNYTFPFLLKGFTPEISLNIGKSMHAHICKFGFELNEFVQHSLIHMYCLSGQVDMARGVFDLSSKSDILIWNAMISGYNRSRQFGESRKLFYAMEEKRLQPTFVTLVSVISALSQLKDLDTGNRVHQYVKDCKVESNLVLNNALIDLYAGSGKMDVALGLFQSMKHRDVISWTTIVKGFVNIGQVDVARKYFDQMPERDSISWTAMIDGYVKENRSKDVLMLFREMQAAKIRPDEFTMVSILTTCAHLGALELGEWIKAYIDKHKIKVDRHLGNAVIDMYLKCGNVEKALMVFSEMPCKDKFTWTAMIVGLATNGNGREALDMFFDMLRASETPDEVTYIGVLSACTHMGMVEEGKRFFISMTSQHGIQPNVTHYGCMVDLLGRAGRLGEAYEVIKNMPMKPNSIVWGALLGACRVHKDVQMAGIAAQQLLQLEPGSGAVYVLLCNIYAACKKWENLREIRRIMTHQGIKKTPGCSLIEMHGIVHEFVAGDRSHPQSKSIYLKLAELIEELKLAGYVPDTSEVSLDTGEEEKENSLTRLS
- the LOC104210605 gene encoding zinc finger BED domain-containing protein DAYSLEEPER-like isoform X2 — its product is MDALTSYNEIADSQAQPNKRRRKKSIVWEHFTIETIDADCTRACCKQCKKSFAYISGSKLAGTSHLKRHIALGICPVNRSNQEKNQTPYNPAVQTNGSASATLKSRKRYRATPGPTSIPFDQTRCCYEIAKMIIQHDYPLEMVEHSGFNKFVRSLQPLFSSVSVNTIQDHIFNIYLREKQSLLNIISAIPGHVSLTLDLRTSDQSLGYVFLTGYFVDCDWKLQRRLLNVIMVPFPDSEVAFNHAVAACLTDWCLESKLFTLTLDRSFANDNVRKNLGHLLSIKGGNILNGQLIIGSCCAHVLSHLAQDALDSMRAIVEKVRQSVKFVKTADAHEEKFLELKRQLQVPSAKELIVDDQTKWDTTYQMLMNASELKQVFSCLDTSDPDYKVTPTMAEWKQVEILCAYLKLFFDAANILTSSTYATADVLFHEVWKIQLDLMQAAHSQDHFVSNLTKPLQEKFDKYWTDCNLVLAVAVVMDPRFKMKIVEFTFNKIYGEEAETWIKIVDEGVHELFCDYIVQSLPPPPPNFVDEANENIIKSEFCQEDNFLPNGDTFADFDVYLHDIMNNQQMKTELDQYLEESLMPRSQDFDVLGWWRINRSKYPTLSKMASDILSIPVCTVTLDSVFDTTPRNLDSHRSSLRPITLEALSCAKDWLQYESWELPSGVPASMVKMEY
- the LOC104210605 gene encoding zinc finger BED domain-containing protein DAYSLEEPER-like isoform X1 translates to MLEKYSSKPLSYIALLLHRVLTMDALTSYNEIADSQAQPNKRRRKKSIVWEHFTIETIDADCTRACCKQCKKSFAYISGSKLAGTSHLKRHIALGICPVNRSNQEKNQTPYNPAVQTNGSASATLKSRKRYRATPGPTSIPFDQTRCCYEIAKMIIQHDYPLEMVEHSGFNKFVRSLQPLFSSVSVNTIQDHIFNIYLREKQSLLNIISAIPGHVSLTLDLRTSDQSLGYVFLTGYFVDCDWKLQRRLLNVIMVPFPDSEVAFNHAVAACLTDWCLESKLFTLTLDRSFANDNVRKNLGHLLSIKGGNILNGQLIIGSCCAHVLSHLAQDALDSMRAIVEKVRQSVKFVKTADAHEEKFLELKRQLQVPSAKELIVDDQTKWDTTYQMLMNASELKQVFSCLDTSDPDYKVTPTMAEWKQVEILCAYLKLFFDAANILTSSTYATADVLFHEVWKIQLDLMQAAHSQDHFVSNLTKPLQEKFDKYWTDCNLVLAVAVVMDPRFKMKIVEFTFNKIYGEEAETWIKIVDEGVHELFCDYIVQSLPPPPPNFVDEANENIIKSEFCQEDNFLPNGDTFADFDVYLHDIMNNQQMKTELDQYLEESLMPRSQDFDVLGWWRINRSKYPTLSKMASDILSIPVCTVTLDSVFDTTPRNLDSHRSSLRPITLEALSCAKDWLQYESWELPSGVPASMVKMEY